Proteins co-encoded in one Juglans regia cultivar Chandler chromosome 16, Walnut 2.0, whole genome shotgun sequence genomic window:
- the LOC109004448 gene encoding uncharacterized protein LOC109004448 isoform X5, whose amino-acid sequence MAERRERTVEELYNATESIAEAEISPVLRGSYRMQGPVDEKDHDIEKNMACSRPETKFGKCTMSKRGHMRGESGTCNVCFAPCSSCLHLNRALMGSKTEEFSDESCRVNATSQYSLNESGPLSSIKSRASDCLQHTTSETSNMLSANSGYDSFCENADSKATLRSSVISDASEDLEMLPKLASGGSSSDDQISSKAQCALDKRIFSNKFEEIKSEGHDDNISCVSGANDANVAISNHNRNISSKAIVGTLGPEGSCKATQFNKFGSLEFPISKDADGSSSTPKDKVLECSMEHTNLSLIKEAASDIVSVQKSFANKGGHICGSSEVSMKKFPKSEAEADSPEETLKTLGEDEHNVRSMELVKLPDMHEPPLQSVSGDGSDESDIVEQDVKVCDICGDEGRENLLAICSRCSDGAEHTYCMREMLQKLPEGDWLCEECKSAEESENQKQGSEVEGKRTKKVISSTHISGKRHAENMEVASAKPSSPSRIVIGSPKPSSPSRIVIGSPKPSSPSRIVTGSPKPSSPSRVVELSRTSSSKSLDKGKVKSADQTSFSNHSCNDTFETARSSMTGPQLQTPKGTFVKSNSFNTLNYKTNVKLVDEDFPQKQKGAREHTSIETNDGCARRISKSISFKSANSGRTNAAESKVKMLSSKFTDVQDLKGSKQAKERGTLERKNFCKQDRPMVSSTTTSSTVSTPKVDQKLTSRGETSLPSYLSNNRESKAVQSDGKLSLSKVHSSLGRKGVEIPVTSVGASSISGMCSSAAEQKLNQVTVKDEPLSTHSLNAGRPSNYADGTVQDGLPQSQEITNQCEKTREGSTRTRPTATSASKSVFCQKCKDTGHAAEFCTMSMLQASTTDASAARSSKGEKHEGNKLKAAIHAALLRRPEIYRKKGVLDQPDDLSVSNTDLNYKIASPDQLLVSNKSKDIVSSEGSHEKLAILGSSISDSSKQPTVTDFSCQASITSVLLKTSIVPEYESIWQGRFELHRGGKLLELCDGVQAHLSTCASPKVLEVVNKFPHKISLHEVPRFSTWPSQFYESGAKEDNIALYFFAKDHGSYERNYKSLLDNMIKNDLALKGNFEGIELLIFPSNQLPEKSQRWNMLFFLWGVFRGKRVDYTDSTKKLHIPSLNVVPLDKDVPPAVVTMSEKLCSPRCMDEELPGCDRSCNTVITSNANQTSATVSGNYDNPVTSIEQVCSGYQENSEQHDSKLDSKSISKIGASSVQLGPEMRRSSASSKELILPDRVEAELETSIQVSEKSGSNNGDKVAMHWDNSSHRENKTSLKILPLSHKEVGVLGNVQDRMNGVQDQVKFERELMGDVGYVDREAAMERDMTNHRKRPYSDLSEMPPQTSGMSQSMPWNEASRMMVDGGSDDKRLKTGFGVMFGHKISTGRNSGSDKFTSQTIDPGPCSSVEKKYDEPCDEKVILEDLGNHERYFFPVDSHQARDFRSRENSMPWEKLSPDDDDKLHDGVPNLELALGAETKPASKGMLPFFVGEVGSKNNQDKPPNKAKEQDEDDVSASLSLSLSFPFQDKELTVKPVSKTEQPLPERNNLSNSRLLFGGFRGK is encoded by the exons TGAAACAAAATTTGGGAAGTGTACCATGAGTAAGAGGGGTCATATGAGAGGCGAGTCTGGGACTTGTAATGTGTGCTTCGCTCCTTGCTCATCTTGTCTGCATCTGAACCGAGCTCTGATGGGGTCAAAGACTGAGGAGTTTTCTGATGAAAGCTGTCGTGTAAATGCTACTAGTCAGTATTCTCTAAATGAGAGTGGTCCCTTATCTTCTATTAAGAGTAGAGCATCTGATTGCTTACAGCATACCACCAGTGAAACCAGTAACATGCTCAGTGCTAATTCCGGTTATGATTCTTTCTGTGAAAATGCTGATAGTAAAGCAACCTTAAGGTCTTCTGTGATATCTGATGCCTCAGAAGATCTTGAGATGCTTCCAAAGCTGGCTTCTGGAGGAAGTAGCTCAGATGATCAAATTTCGTCCAAAGCACAGTGTGCTTTGGATAAGAGAATCTTCTCAAATAAGTTTGAGGAAATTAAATCAGAAGGTCATGATGATAACATTTCATGTGTGAGTGGAGCGAATGATGCGAATGTAGCAATTAGTAATCACAACAGGAATATCAGTAGTAAAGCTATAGTTGGTACTTTAGGTCCAGAGGGATCATGCAAGGCAACTCAATTCAACAAGTTTGGCTCATTAGAGTTCCCTATTTCGAAAGATGCAGATGGTAGCAGTAGTACACCGAAG GATAAAGTTCTGGAGTGCTCTATGGAACATACCAATTTGTCATTGATTAAAGAGGCAGCGTCCGACATTGTTTCTGTCCAGAAATCTTTTGCAAATAAAGGTGGCCATATTTGTGGCAGTTCTGAGGTTTCCATGAAAAAATTTCCGAAGTCCGAAGCAGAGGCGGACTCACCAGAAGAAACTTTGAAAACTTTAGGTGAGGATGAGCACAATGTCAGGTCCATGGAATTGGTTAAGTTACCTGACATGCATGAGCCTCCTTTGCAATCTGTTTCTGGGGATGGAAGTGATGAGTCTGACATTGTGGAGCAAGAT GTAAAAGTATGTGATATTTGTGGGGATGAAGGTCGTGAGAATTTACTTGCGATATGTAGTAGGTGCAGTGATGGTGCAGAGCACAC CTATTGCATGCGTGAAATGCTCCAAAAACTTCCTGAAGGTGATTGGCTGTGTGAAGAATGCAAGTCTGCTGAGGAATCTGAAAATCAGAAGCAAG GTTCAGAAGTTGAGGGAAAACGAACAAAGAAAGTCATTTCAAGTACACATATTTCTGGCAAGAGGCATGCAGAGAATATGGAAGTAGCTTCAGCAAAGCCCTCAAGCCCCAGCAGAATAGTTATAGGATCACCAAAGCCCTCAAGTCCCAGCAGAATAGTTATAGGATCACCAAAGCCCTCAAGTCCCAGCAGAATAGTTACAGGATCACCAAAGCCATCAAGTCCCAGCAGAGTAGTTGAACTATCTCGAACTTCATCATCCAAGAGCTTAGATAAGGGAAAAGTAAAGTCTGCTGATCAAACATCTTTTTCCAATCACTCCTGTAATGATACTTTTGAAACTGCACGCTCTTCTATGACTGGTCCACAGCTTCAAACTCCCAAGG GTACTTTTGTAAAATCCAATTCATTCAACACcttaaattacaaaacaaacGTTAAACTTGTAGATGAAGACTTTCCTCAAAAGCAGAAGGGTGCTAGAGAACATACCTCCATTGAGACGAATGACGGGTGTGCCCGAAGGATAAGCAaatctatatcatttaaatctGCAAACTCAGGACGTACAAATGCTGCTGAATCAAAAGTTAAAATGCTTTCATCTAAATTTACTGATGTTCAAGATCTAAAAGGATCGAAACAAGCAAAAGAACGCGGTAcacttgaaagaaaaaatttttgtaaacaGGATCGTCCTATGGTCAGTTCAACGACAACTAGTTCCACTGTTTCAACACCTAAGGTTGACCAAAAGCTCACGTCTCGTGGTGAAACCAGTCTGCCTTCATATTTAAGCAACAACCGAGAGTCAAAGGCTGTCCAGTCTGATGGGAAATTAAGTTTATCAAAAGTTCACAGCAGTCTAGGTCGTAAAGGTGTAGAAATTCCAGTTACTTCAG TTGGAGCTTCATCTATTAGTGGGATGTGCAGTTCTGCTGCTGAACAAAAGTTGAATCAAGTTACTGTTAAGGATGAACCCTTATCCACTCATTCTTTGAATGCTGGGAGACCATCCAATTATGCTGATGGAACTGTGCAAGATGGCTTGCCTCAGTCACAGGAGATAACAAATCAATGTGAGAAAACTAGGGAGGGCAGTACTCGCACAAGGCCTACTGCTACAAGTGCCTCcaaaagtgttttctgtcaaaAATGTAAAGATACTGGGCATGCTGCAGAGTTCTGCACAATGAGTATGCTGCAGGCTTCTACTACAGATGCATCTGCCGCAAGAAGTTCTAAAGGGGAAAAGCATGAAGGCAATAAGTTGAAAGCTGCAATTCATGCTGCTTTGCTGAGAAGGCCTGAAATTTACAGGAAGAAAGGAGTACTTGATCAACCTGATGACTTGTCCGTGTCAAACACAGACTTGAATTACAAAATAGCTTCTCCGGATCAATTATTGGTTTCGAATAAATCCAAGGACATTGTCTCGTCTGAAGGAAGTCATGAGAAGCTAGCTATTCTTGGGAGTTCTATCTCGGACTCTTCTAAACAG CCTACAGTAACAGATTTCTCTTGTCAGGCTTCTATAACGTCTGTTCTCCTGAAGACGTCAATCGTTCCTGAATATGAATCTATCTGGCA GGGACGTTTTGAATTGCACAGAGGTGGAAAACTTCTGGAATTATGTGATGGAGTTCAAGCACATCTATCAACTTGTGCATCACCTAAAGTTCTCGAAGTGGTGAACAAGTTTCCCCACAAAATTTCCCTACATGAAGTACCTCGCTTTAGCACCTGGCCATCCCAGTTTTATGAAAGTGGTGCTAAAGAAGATAACATTGCTCTATACTTCTTTGCAAAAGATCACGGGAG TTATGAGAGAAACTACAAGAGCCTGTTGGATAATATGATCAAGAACGATTTAGCCCTGAAAGGAAACTTTGAAGGCATTGAACTTTTAATATTTCCGTCCAACCAACTTCCTGAGAAGTCACAGC GTTGGAATATGTTGTTTTTTCTATGGGGTGTGTTCAGGGGAAAGAGGGTGGATTATACTGATTCGACAAAGAAGTTACATATTCCCAGTTTGAATGTGGTACCACTGGACAAAGATGTTCCCCCTGCTGTTGTGACCATGTCCGAGAAGCTATGTTCACCAAGGTGTATGGATGAAGAATTACCAGGGTGTGACAGATCTTGCAATACGGTCATAACATCCAATGCTAATCAGACTAGTGCCACAGTAAGTGGGAATTATGATAATCCTGTAACTTCCATTGAACAGGTGTGTTCAGGATACCAAGAAAATTCGGAGCAGCATGATAGTAAACTTGACTCCAAATCCATTTCAAAGATAGGAGCAAGCAGTGTGCAGTTAGGCCCAGAAATGAGACGTAGCAGTGCATCCTCG AAAGAGCTGATTCTTCCGGACAGAGTGGAGGCAGAGCTTGAAACCTCAATTCAGGTGTCAGAAAAGAGTGGCTCCAACAATGGTGACAAGGTAGCAATGCATTGGGACAATTCTTCTCATAGAGAAAATAAGACGTCTTTGAAAATTCTTCCCCTTAGCCATAAGGAGGTAGGTGTCTTGGGGAATGTTCAGGATAGAATGAATGGAGTCCAGGATCAAGTTAAATTTGAGAGGGAACTGATGGGAGATGTTGGGTATGTGGATAGGGAGGCAGCTATGGAGAGAGACATGACCAATCACAGGAAACGCCCCTACTCGGATCTTTCAGAGATGCCTCCCCAGACTTCTGGCATGAGTCAGAGCATGCCCTGGAATGAAGCAAGTAGAATGATGGTTGATGGAGGAAGCGATGATAAAAGGCTGAAGACAGGTTTTGGTGTTATGTTTGGACATAAAATTTCTACGGGTAGAAATTCTGGGAGTGATAAATTTACGTCTCAAACAATTGATCCTGGTCCCTGTTCCTCCGTTGAGAAGAAATATGACGAACCTTGTGATGAGAAAGTTATTTTAGAGGATTTGGGAAATCATGAAAGGTACTTTTTTCCTGTGGATTCACATCAAGCAAGGGATTTTCGATCCAGGGAGAATTCAATGCCCTGGGAAAAGCTCTCacctgatgatgatgataaattaCATGATGGGGTTCCAAATCTTGAGCTTGCTTTAGGGGCTGAGACGAAGCCGGCAAGTAAAGGAATGCTGCCTTTCTTTGTTGGGGAAGTAGGCAGCAAAAATAACCAAGATAAGCCCCCGAATAAGGCAAAGGAGCAGGATGAGGATGATGTCTCTGCAtccctctccctttctctctcgtTCCCATTCCAAGACAAAGAACTGACTGTAAAACCTGTTTCGAAAACGGAGCAGCCCCTGCCCGAAAGAAACAATTTGAGTAACTCGAGGCTGCTTTTCGGGGGCTTCCGGGGCAAATAG
- the LOC109004448 gene encoding uncharacterized protein LOC109004448 isoform X6 yields MAERRERTVEELYNATESIAEAEISPVLRGSYRMQGPVDEKDHDIEKNMACSRPETKFGKCTMSKRGHMRGESGTCNVCFAPCSSCLHLNRALMGSKTEEFSDESCRVNATSQYSLNESGPLSSIKSRASDCLQHTTSETSNMLSANSGYDSFCENADSKATLRSSVISDASEDLEMLPKLASGGSSSDDQISSKAQCALDKRIFSNKFEEIKSEGHDDNISCVSGANDANVAISNHNRNISSKAIVGTLGPEGSCKATQFNKFGSLEFPISKDADGSSSTPKDKVLECSMEHTNLSLIKEAASDIVSVQKSFANKGGHICGSSEVSMKKFPKSEAEADSPEETLKTLGEDEHNVRSMELVKLPDMHEPPLQSVSGDGSDESDIVEQDVKVCDICGDEGRENLLAICSRCSDGAEHTYCMREMLQKLPEGDWLCEECKSAEESENQKQGSEVEGKRTKKVISSTHISGKRHAENMEVASAKPSSPSRIVIGSPKPSSPSRIVIGSPKPSSPSRIVTGSPKPSSPSRVVELSRTSSSKSLDKGKVKSADQTSFSNHSCNDTFETARSSMTGPQLQTPKGTFVKSNSFNTLNYKTNVKLVDEDFPQKQKGAREHTSIETNDGCARRISKSISFKSANSGRTNAAESKVKMLSSKFTDVQDLKGSKQAKERGTLERKNFCKQDRPMVSSTTTSSTVSTPKVDQKLTSRGETSLPSYLSNNRESKAVQSDGKLSLSKVHSSLGRKGVEIPVTSVGASSISGMCSSAAEQKLNQVTVKDEPLSTHSLNAGRPSNYADGTVQDGLPQSQEITNQCEKTREGSTRTRPTATSASKSVFCQKCKDTGHAAEFCTMSMLQASTTDASAARSSKGEKHEGNKLKAAIHAALLRRPEIYRKKGVLDQPDDLSVSNTDLNYKIASPDQLLVSNKSKDIVSSEGSHEKLAILGSSISDSSKQASITSVLLKTSIVPEYESIWQGRFELHRGGKLLELCDGVQAHLSTCASPKVLEVVNKFPHKISLHEVPRFSTWPSQFYESGAKEDNIALYFFAKDHGSYERNYKSLLDNMIKNDLALKGNFEGIELLIFPSNQLPEKSQRWNMLFFLWGVFRGKRVDYTDSTKKLHIPSLNVVPLDKDVPPAVVTMSEKLCSPRCMDEELPGCDRSCNTVITSNANQTSATVSGNYDNPVTSIEQVCSGYQENSEQHDSKLDSKSISKIGASSVQLGPEMRRSSASSKELILPDRVEAELETSIQVSEKSGSNNGDKVAMHWDNSSHRENKTSLKILPLSHKEVGVLGNVQDRMNGVQDQVKFERELMGDVGYVDREAAMERDMTNHRKRPYSDLSEMPPQTSGMSQSMPWNEASRMMVDGGSDDKRLKTGFGVMFGHKISTGRNSGSDKFTSQTIDPGPCSSVEKKYDEPCDEKVILEDLGNHERYFFPVDSHQARDFRSRENSMPWEKLSPDDDDKLHDGVPNLELALGAETKPASKGMLPFFVGEVGSKNNQDKPPNKAKEQDEDDVSASLSLSLSFPFQDKELTVKPVSKTEQPLPERNNLSNSRLLFGGFRGK; encoded by the exons TGAAACAAAATTTGGGAAGTGTACCATGAGTAAGAGGGGTCATATGAGAGGCGAGTCTGGGACTTGTAATGTGTGCTTCGCTCCTTGCTCATCTTGTCTGCATCTGAACCGAGCTCTGATGGGGTCAAAGACTGAGGAGTTTTCTGATGAAAGCTGTCGTGTAAATGCTACTAGTCAGTATTCTCTAAATGAGAGTGGTCCCTTATCTTCTATTAAGAGTAGAGCATCTGATTGCTTACAGCATACCACCAGTGAAACCAGTAACATGCTCAGTGCTAATTCCGGTTATGATTCTTTCTGTGAAAATGCTGATAGTAAAGCAACCTTAAGGTCTTCTGTGATATCTGATGCCTCAGAAGATCTTGAGATGCTTCCAAAGCTGGCTTCTGGAGGAAGTAGCTCAGATGATCAAATTTCGTCCAAAGCACAGTGTGCTTTGGATAAGAGAATCTTCTCAAATAAGTTTGAGGAAATTAAATCAGAAGGTCATGATGATAACATTTCATGTGTGAGTGGAGCGAATGATGCGAATGTAGCAATTAGTAATCACAACAGGAATATCAGTAGTAAAGCTATAGTTGGTACTTTAGGTCCAGAGGGATCATGCAAGGCAACTCAATTCAACAAGTTTGGCTCATTAGAGTTCCCTATTTCGAAAGATGCAGATGGTAGCAGTAGTACACCGAAG GATAAAGTTCTGGAGTGCTCTATGGAACATACCAATTTGTCATTGATTAAAGAGGCAGCGTCCGACATTGTTTCTGTCCAGAAATCTTTTGCAAATAAAGGTGGCCATATTTGTGGCAGTTCTGAGGTTTCCATGAAAAAATTTCCGAAGTCCGAAGCAGAGGCGGACTCACCAGAAGAAACTTTGAAAACTTTAGGTGAGGATGAGCACAATGTCAGGTCCATGGAATTGGTTAAGTTACCTGACATGCATGAGCCTCCTTTGCAATCTGTTTCTGGGGATGGAAGTGATGAGTCTGACATTGTGGAGCAAGAT GTAAAAGTATGTGATATTTGTGGGGATGAAGGTCGTGAGAATTTACTTGCGATATGTAGTAGGTGCAGTGATGGTGCAGAGCACAC CTATTGCATGCGTGAAATGCTCCAAAAACTTCCTGAAGGTGATTGGCTGTGTGAAGAATGCAAGTCTGCTGAGGAATCTGAAAATCAGAAGCAAG GTTCAGAAGTTGAGGGAAAACGAACAAAGAAAGTCATTTCAAGTACACATATTTCTGGCAAGAGGCATGCAGAGAATATGGAAGTAGCTTCAGCAAAGCCCTCAAGCCCCAGCAGAATAGTTATAGGATCACCAAAGCCCTCAAGTCCCAGCAGAATAGTTATAGGATCACCAAAGCCCTCAAGTCCCAGCAGAATAGTTACAGGATCACCAAAGCCATCAAGTCCCAGCAGAGTAGTTGAACTATCTCGAACTTCATCATCCAAGAGCTTAGATAAGGGAAAAGTAAAGTCTGCTGATCAAACATCTTTTTCCAATCACTCCTGTAATGATACTTTTGAAACTGCACGCTCTTCTATGACTGGTCCACAGCTTCAAACTCCCAAGG GTACTTTTGTAAAATCCAATTCATTCAACACcttaaattacaaaacaaacGTTAAACTTGTAGATGAAGACTTTCCTCAAAAGCAGAAGGGTGCTAGAGAACATACCTCCATTGAGACGAATGACGGGTGTGCCCGAAGGATAAGCAaatctatatcatttaaatctGCAAACTCAGGACGTACAAATGCTGCTGAATCAAAAGTTAAAATGCTTTCATCTAAATTTACTGATGTTCAAGATCTAAAAGGATCGAAACAAGCAAAAGAACGCGGTAcacttgaaagaaaaaatttttgtaaacaGGATCGTCCTATGGTCAGTTCAACGACAACTAGTTCCACTGTTTCAACACCTAAGGTTGACCAAAAGCTCACGTCTCGTGGTGAAACCAGTCTGCCTTCATATTTAAGCAACAACCGAGAGTCAAAGGCTGTCCAGTCTGATGGGAAATTAAGTTTATCAAAAGTTCACAGCAGTCTAGGTCGTAAAGGTGTAGAAATTCCAGTTACTTCAG TTGGAGCTTCATCTATTAGTGGGATGTGCAGTTCTGCTGCTGAACAAAAGTTGAATCAAGTTACTGTTAAGGATGAACCCTTATCCACTCATTCTTTGAATGCTGGGAGACCATCCAATTATGCTGATGGAACTGTGCAAGATGGCTTGCCTCAGTCACAGGAGATAACAAATCAATGTGAGAAAACTAGGGAGGGCAGTACTCGCACAAGGCCTACTGCTACAAGTGCCTCcaaaagtgttttctgtcaaaAATGTAAAGATACTGGGCATGCTGCAGAGTTCTGCACAATGAGTATGCTGCAGGCTTCTACTACAGATGCATCTGCCGCAAGAAGTTCTAAAGGGGAAAAGCATGAAGGCAATAAGTTGAAAGCTGCAATTCATGCTGCTTTGCTGAGAAGGCCTGAAATTTACAGGAAGAAAGGAGTACTTGATCAACCTGATGACTTGTCCGTGTCAAACACAGACTTGAATTACAAAATAGCTTCTCCGGATCAATTATTGGTTTCGAATAAATCCAAGGACATTGTCTCGTCTGAAGGAAGTCATGAGAAGCTAGCTATTCTTGGGAGTTCTATCTCGGACTCTTCTAAACAG GCTTCTATAACGTCTGTTCTCCTGAAGACGTCAATCGTTCCTGAATATGAATCTATCTGGCA GGGACGTTTTGAATTGCACAGAGGTGGAAAACTTCTGGAATTATGTGATGGAGTTCAAGCACATCTATCAACTTGTGCATCACCTAAAGTTCTCGAAGTGGTGAACAAGTTTCCCCACAAAATTTCCCTACATGAAGTACCTCGCTTTAGCACCTGGCCATCCCAGTTTTATGAAAGTGGTGCTAAAGAAGATAACATTGCTCTATACTTCTTTGCAAAAGATCACGGGAG TTATGAGAGAAACTACAAGAGCCTGTTGGATAATATGATCAAGAACGATTTAGCCCTGAAAGGAAACTTTGAAGGCATTGAACTTTTAATATTTCCGTCCAACCAACTTCCTGAGAAGTCACAGC GTTGGAATATGTTGTTTTTTCTATGGGGTGTGTTCAGGGGAAAGAGGGTGGATTATACTGATTCGACAAAGAAGTTACATATTCCCAGTTTGAATGTGGTACCACTGGACAAAGATGTTCCCCCTGCTGTTGTGACCATGTCCGAGAAGCTATGTTCACCAAGGTGTATGGATGAAGAATTACCAGGGTGTGACAGATCTTGCAATACGGTCATAACATCCAATGCTAATCAGACTAGTGCCACAGTAAGTGGGAATTATGATAATCCTGTAACTTCCATTGAACAGGTGTGTTCAGGATACCAAGAAAATTCGGAGCAGCATGATAGTAAACTTGACTCCAAATCCATTTCAAAGATAGGAGCAAGCAGTGTGCAGTTAGGCCCAGAAATGAGACGTAGCAGTGCATCCTCG AAAGAGCTGATTCTTCCGGACAGAGTGGAGGCAGAGCTTGAAACCTCAATTCAGGTGTCAGAAAAGAGTGGCTCCAACAATGGTGACAAGGTAGCAATGCATTGGGACAATTCTTCTCATAGAGAAAATAAGACGTCTTTGAAAATTCTTCCCCTTAGCCATAAGGAGGTAGGTGTCTTGGGGAATGTTCAGGATAGAATGAATGGAGTCCAGGATCAAGTTAAATTTGAGAGGGAACTGATGGGAGATGTTGGGTATGTGGATAGGGAGGCAGCTATGGAGAGAGACATGACCAATCACAGGAAACGCCCCTACTCGGATCTTTCAGAGATGCCTCCCCAGACTTCTGGCATGAGTCAGAGCATGCCCTGGAATGAAGCAAGTAGAATGATGGTTGATGGAGGAAGCGATGATAAAAGGCTGAAGACAGGTTTTGGTGTTATGTTTGGACATAAAATTTCTACGGGTAGAAATTCTGGGAGTGATAAATTTACGTCTCAAACAATTGATCCTGGTCCCTGTTCCTCCGTTGAGAAGAAATATGACGAACCTTGTGATGAGAAAGTTATTTTAGAGGATTTGGGAAATCATGAAAGGTACTTTTTTCCTGTGGATTCACATCAAGCAAGGGATTTTCGATCCAGGGAGAATTCAATGCCCTGGGAAAAGCTCTCacctgatgatgatgataaattaCATGATGGGGTTCCAAATCTTGAGCTTGCTTTAGGGGCTGAGACGAAGCCGGCAAGTAAAGGAATGCTGCCTTTCTTTGTTGGGGAAGTAGGCAGCAAAAATAACCAAGATAAGCCCCCGAATAAGGCAAAGGAGCAGGATGAGGATGATGTCTCTGCAtccctctccctttctctctcgtTCCCATTCCAAGACAAAGAACTGACTGTAAAACCTGTTTCGAAAACGGAGCAGCCCCTGCCCGAAAGAAACAATTTGAGTAACTCGAGGCTGCTTTTCGGGGGCTTCCGGGGCAAATAG